A genome region from Alkalimarinus coralli includes the following:
- a CDS encoding sigma-54 interaction domain-containing protein — MPDTLTNHEVTNLKQRYELILQSIGEGVYGLDSNGNTTFVNPAAEAMTGWPAEDLLGKVVHNFHHHTKVDGSPYPSCDCPIYKTIQDGIGRHVDDEIFWRKDGSSFPVEYVSTAIIRDNKIIGAVIVFKDISERKQADEKLKAALSQVEQLKEKLQAENRYLMDEIKEEYNFSKIIGDSPALRQILTQIEHVAPTNASVLIQGDSGTGKELIARAIHSASQRKDRPLVKINCGAITPSLVESELFGHEKGAFTGALQKRLGRFELAHGGTLFLDEVGELPLDVQVKLLRVLQEGEFERVGSNSTQKVDVRIIAATNRNMQEMVDQGSFRNDLYYRLSVFPIQVPSLQQRIEDLPLLVDHILRRLNKTLGKKYEAISNASLERLGHYHWPGNIRELQNTLERAAIVGHPPFLEVMAPQSQVQQQASPIPPLSTLAEAERQHIINTLDSVDWVIAGKRGAAEILDLPPSTLRSRMKKLSIERSK; from the coding sequence ATGCCAGACACCCTGACCAATCATGAGGTTACCAACCTAAAACAGCGCTATGAACTAATTTTGCAATCCATTGGTGAGGGCGTCTATGGGCTTGATAGTAATGGCAATACCACATTCGTAAACCCTGCCGCAGAAGCGATGACAGGCTGGCCCGCAGAAGACTTGCTGGGCAAGGTGGTGCATAACTTTCACCATCATACGAAAGTAGATGGTTCACCGTACCCCAGTTGCGACTGCCCTATCTATAAGACCATTCAGGATGGCATCGGCCGACATGTTGATGACGAGATATTCTGGCGCAAAGATGGCAGCAGCTTCCCGGTAGAGTACGTCAGCACCGCAATTATTCGGGATAACAAAATCATTGGTGCCGTCATCGTATTCAAAGACATATCTGAGCGGAAGCAGGCAGACGAAAAGCTCAAAGCGGCCCTCAGTCAGGTTGAGCAGCTGAAAGAGAAGCTACAGGCTGAAAACCGCTATTTGATGGATGAAATTAAAGAAGAGTACAACTTTTCCAAAATCATTGGCGATAGCCCGGCCCTGCGGCAGATTTTAACTCAGATTGAGCATGTTGCCCCGACCAACGCATCAGTGCTGATTCAAGGAGATAGCGGAACAGGGAAAGAACTTATTGCCCGTGCGATTCACAGTGCCAGTCAAAGGAAAGACCGCCCACTGGTCAAAATAAACTGCGGCGCTATAACGCCCAGCCTGGTAGAAAGCGAACTGTTTGGTCATGAAAAAGGCGCCTTTACCGGTGCCCTGCAAAAACGCCTCGGTCGCTTCGAGCTGGCTCACGGCGGAACACTGTTTCTTGACGAAGTAGGCGAGTTACCGCTCGATGTTCAGGTAAAATTATTGCGAGTACTGCAGGAAGGAGAGTTTGAACGTGTGGGGAGCAATAGTACGCAAAAAGTGGATGTTCGAATCATCGCTGCAACCAACCGCAATATGCAGGAGATGGTTGATCAAGGCTCCTTCCGCAACGACCTGTACTATCGACTGAGCGTGTTCCCGATTCAGGTGCCAAGCCTGCAACAACGTATCGAAGACTTGCCTCTGCTGGTTGACCATATTCTCCGACGCTTAAATAAAACGTTAGGTAAGAAGTATGAAGCGATCTCCAATGCGTCACTGGAACGTCTGGGCCACTACCATTGGCCGGGTAATATTCGAGAGTTACAGAACACATTAGAACGCGCGGCTATTGTCGGGCACCCTCCATTTTTGGAGGTTATGGCCCCGCAAAGCCAGGTACAACAGCAAGCTTCTCCAATCCCCCCGTTGTCGACACTGGCAGAGGCCGAGCGACAGCACATTATTAACACCCTTGACTCAGTCGACTGGGTTATTGCAGGTAAGCGCGGTGCAGCAGAAATCCTCGACCTTCCCCCTAGTACATTACGCTCAAGAATGAAAAAACTCTCCATTGAGCGCTCGAAGTAG
- the ccoG gene encoding cytochrome c oxidase accessory protein CcoG — protein sequence MNSKIPVTEISEPDIEKKASNKPQTIELYQSRKKIYVREIKGFFQRIRNVSLSALLLMYFGLCWVTVNGNPLIHFDLPARKFTLFGTVFWPQDFTLLAIALIICAFGLFFITSLFGRVWCGYSCPQTVWSFMFMWLEERIEGSRNQRIKLDKQPLSKQKFFKKALKHTSWLLLAFATGMTFVGYFYPIRELTSDLFTLSISSGAAIFWIVFFTLATYINAGWLREQVCLHMCPYARFQSVMFNEDTLIIGYDHNRGEPRGSRSKKAKTDLGDCVDCNVCVQVCPTGIDIRDGLQYECIGCALCIDACDSIMEQMNYPKGLIRYASGKELENKPKAGKVNFRAIGYGLTLLAAMIAFMVALQQRPLVELDVLRDRGALYQVSGMGMIENNYVLKIINKRKVEDQFSVHIAGIDGELNAPESISVAPGEVRSIPLSIAVDPKRLLNSTEEITFEVRSKSDPASIASSDSRFLGPAYR from the coding sequence ATGAACTCAAAAATACCTGTTACTGAAATATCAGAGCCGGACATTGAAAAAAAGGCATCGAATAAGCCCCAGACAATAGAGCTGTACCAGTCACGCAAAAAGATATATGTCAGGGAGATCAAAGGTTTTTTCCAACGCATCAGAAATGTATCGCTCAGCGCACTACTGCTGATGTATTTTGGTTTATGCTGGGTTACGGTTAATGGTAACCCGCTTATCCACTTCGATCTGCCAGCAAGAAAATTCACGCTGTTTGGCACGGTATTCTGGCCACAAGACTTTACCCTGCTTGCGATTGCACTCATTATCTGTGCCTTTGGCCTGTTCTTTATTACCTCGTTATTTGGCCGGGTCTGGTGCGGCTATAGCTGCCCTCAAACGGTCTGGTCATTTATGTTTATGTGGCTGGAAGAGCGTATCGAAGGAAGCAGAAACCAGCGTATCAAGCTGGACAAACAACCGCTCAGCAAGCAAAAGTTTTTTAAGAAGGCGCTCAAACATACCAGCTGGTTGCTGCTTGCCTTTGCAACCGGCATGACATTTGTCGGGTATTTTTACCCTATACGAGAACTCACCAGCGACCTTTTCACACTCTCCATCAGTAGCGGTGCAGCGATATTCTGGATTGTATTTTTTACCTTAGCGACCTATATAAACGCAGGCTGGTTAAGAGAGCAGGTATGCCTGCACATGTGCCCTTATGCACGATTCCAGTCGGTAATGTTTAATGAAGACACGCTTATCATAGGCTACGATCACAATCGGGGAGAACCCAGAGGCAGCCGTTCAAAGAAAGCCAAGACCGACTTGGGAGACTGTGTAGACTGTAATGTATGTGTGCAAGTCTGCCCGACCGGAATTGATATACGCGATGGCTTGCAATATGAGTGCATTGGTTGCGCGCTCTGTATCGATGCGTGTGACAGCATCATGGAGCAAATGAACTACCCGAAAGGGCTTATTCGTTACGCCTCCGGGAAAGAACTCGAAAACAAACCCAAAGCAGGAAAAGTTAATTTCAGAGCCATTGGTTACGGCCTAACATTGCTGGCAGCGATGATTGCGTTTATGGTTGCGCTGCAACAACGACCACTGGTTGAGCTGGATGTGCTAAGAGACCGTGGAGCGCTTTATCAAGTTTCCGGCATGGGGATGATTGAAAACAATTATGTTTTGAAAATCATCAACAAGCGAAAAGTGGAAGATCAATTCTCGGTTCACATTGCAGGGATAGACGGCGAATTAAATGCCCCTGAAAGCATTTCGGTAGCCCCGGGCGAAGTTCGATCCATTCCTCTCTCTATCGCCGTAGATCCCAAAAGACTGCTCAATAGCACTGAAGAGATAACGTTTGAGGTGAGGTCAAAATCTGACCCTGCATCGATTGCGTCGTCAGACAGCCGGTTTTTGGGGCCTGCATACCGATAA
- a CDS encoding SIMPL domain-containing protein (The SIMPL domain is named for its presence in mouse protein SIMPL (signalling molecule that associates with mouse pelle-like kinase). Bacterial member BP26, from Brucella, was shown to assemble into a channel-like structure, while YggE from E. coli has been associated with resistance to oxidative stress.), protein MKSTLVITMALLLSFSLPTYSEELNYNLFHLSASAEDEIDNDIMRVTLLSTHQALTSAEANKVVNKQMTSALGILRKTTGIKYETGNYQTQPIYQNQQIAGWKATQEIELKSSDVNQLSALAGKLQKELKIISMGFEVSPPVRQKEEQQLTVTALSQFKERALLVQKTMGASGYQIVNININTGSQRPPFRNKMMRAEMAMAADSLGPAVEGGNSTINVDVSGQIQLIFN, encoded by the coding sequence ATGAAATCTACACTCGTCATCACAATGGCATTACTGCTGTCATTTTCACTGCCAACCTACAGCGAAGAGCTGAACTATAACCTGTTCCACCTATCCGCTAGCGCCGAAGATGAAATAGATAATGACATCATGAGAGTCACCCTGTTATCGACTCACCAGGCATTGACCTCAGCAGAAGCCAATAAGGTGGTTAACAAGCAAATGACATCAGCTTTAGGAATACTCAGAAAGACCACCGGCATCAAGTATGAAACCGGCAATTATCAAACCCAGCCAATCTATCAAAATCAACAAATTGCAGGTTGGAAAGCGACGCAGGAAATTGAACTAAAGAGTTCAGATGTTAACCAACTGTCAGCACTGGCTGGCAAGCTACAAAAAGAACTGAAGATCATCTCAATGGGGTTCGAAGTCAGCCCTCCGGTTCGACAAAAAGAGGAGCAACAGCTTACGGTTACCGCGCTAAGCCAGTTTAAGGAACGCGCATTACTGGTACAGAAAACAATGGGAGCGAGCGGCTATCAGATTGTTAATATCAACATAAATACCGGCTCCCAACGCCCGCCATTTCGCAACAAAATGATGCGAGCAGAGATGGCGATGGCCGCAGACTCGCTTGGCCCAGCGGTCGAAGGCGGCAACAGCACTATAAACGTTGACGTATCAGGTCAAATTCAACTGATATTTAACTAA
- a CDS encoding cytochrome c oxidase subunit 3 family protein: MITSNNSPQEATLTLSPLTSGDLISDTPKQEAPPFDPKRIPGNPAIWVGIFSELTEFGIFFVIYFLARAHYPEQFTSGPLQLHTTAGTINTLVLLTSSFCVVKGIAALRASRPDAAVRWLWMTVAAGMSYLVIKYWEYQWNVDRGIEVNTNNFFAVYYYTTFNHMLHVGWGSGGIIWAISQIKSGNYTATNHSGLIAAACYWHMIDLAWIIIFPLLYVLR, translated from the coding sequence ATGATTACGTCAAATAACAGCCCCCAAGAAGCAACGCTAACCCTATCTCCACTAACATCTGGTGACCTCATATCCGATACCCCTAAGCAGGAGGCACCGCCATTTGACCCGAAGCGAATACCGGGAAACCCCGCTATCTGGGTCGGTATTTTTTCTGAACTCACCGAGTTCGGTATCTTTTTTGTTATCTATTTTCTTGCTCGTGCACACTACCCTGAGCAGTTCACCAGCGGGCCTCTGCAGCTACATACCACAGCAGGCACCATCAACACGCTGGTACTTCTCACCAGTAGTTTTTGTGTCGTTAAGGGGATTGCTGCGCTGCGAGCTAGCAGACCCGATGCCGCCGTTCGCTGGCTGTGGATGACGGTTGCGGCAGGCATGTCTTATCTGGTTATTAAATACTGGGAGTACCAGTGGAACGTTGATAGAGGCATTGAGGTTAACACCAATAACTTTTTTGCTGTGTATTACTACACCACCTTTAATCATATGCTGCACGTTGGCTGGGGCAGTGGCGGTATTATTTGGGCCATCTCACAGATAAAGTCGGGCAACTACACCGCAACAAATCACTCAGGGTTAATCGCCGCCGCCTGCTACTGGCATATGATAGATCTGGCCTGGATCATTATCTTCCCTTTGCTTTACGTGTTGCGCTAG
- a CDS encoding nitrite/sulfite reductase, producing MYQYSEQDYQQLSDRLAMFNTQIQRHIDGKLSDDEFRPLRLQNGLYFQLHAPMLRVAVPYGMLSSNQLRKLAYIAQTFDKGYCHVSTRQNIQFNWPELDNIPTILNALAEAEMHATQTSGNCIRNVTSDPFAGVAPDEIIDPRPFCEIIRQWSTGHPEFAYLPRKFKIAVFGSQQDRAIVEAHDIGLQLAKSPQGDIGFKVWVGGGLGRTPVIGSILNEFIPQYDLLDYLQAILRIYNQFGRRDNKYKARIKILVRSLGIEQFKKQVEEEWKRSSQFSNPLTDEDLNFAHSFFSAPCYQSFDSTPDEQLRIHTQADPLFENWVKHNTRPHKVTGYRSVTVSLKSPGVAPGDISSEQLEALANIAEKYSYGEVRTTHQQNMVLADVAILDLFPLWKALSDVGLATANIGTLTDMIVCPGLDYCSLANAQSIPVAEAIRSRFDNMDYLYDIGDVTLNISGCVNACAHHHLANIGILGVDKKGEQYYQVSLGGDKTSHCRLGKILGPAFSKEQIPFVVEFIIKIFIQHRHEGESFIATLDRVGLATFKETVYGNAH from the coding sequence ATGTACCAATATAGCGAGCAAGACTATCAACAGCTGAGCGACCGGCTGGCAATGTTTAACACGCAGATTCAGCGCCATATTGACGGTAAACTCAGTGACGACGAGTTCCGGCCGTTACGCTTACAAAATGGACTCTATTTTCAGCTTCACGCCCCCATGCTGAGGGTTGCTGTGCCGTACGGGATGCTCTCATCTAACCAGTTGAGAAAGCTGGCTTATATCGCTCAAACCTTCGACAAAGGTTACTGCCATGTGTCGACCCGCCAGAATATTCAATTTAACTGGCCTGAACTTGATAACATTCCAACCATATTAAATGCACTGGCGGAAGCAGAAATGCACGCCACACAGACCAGCGGCAATTGCATACGTAATGTCACCTCAGACCCTTTTGCTGGCGTTGCGCCCGATGAGATAATTGACCCTCGCCCGTTTTGCGAAATCATTCGCCAGTGGTCTACGGGGCACCCTGAGTTTGCGTATCTGCCGCGCAAATTCAAAATTGCAGTATTCGGCTCCCAGCAAGACAGAGCCATTGTCGAAGCGCATGATATTGGCTTGCAGCTCGCCAAAAGTCCACAGGGCGATATCGGATTCAAAGTATGGGTAGGAGGCGGCTTGGGGCGAACCCCGGTCATCGGCTCGATACTCAATGAGTTTATTCCACAATACGATCTGTTGGACTACTTGCAAGCGATTTTAAGGATCTACAATCAGTTTGGCAGGCGAGATAATAAGTACAAAGCCCGCATCAAAATATTGGTAAGAAGCTTAGGCATCGAACAATTCAAGAAACAGGTTGAAGAAGAGTGGAAGAGGTCAAGTCAGTTCAGCAACCCATTAACTGATGAAGACCTGAACTTTGCTCACTCATTTTTCTCAGCACCCTGTTACCAGAGCTTCGACAGTACACCTGATGAGCAGCTGAGGATTCACACGCAGGCAGACCCGCTATTTGAAAACTGGGTTAAACACAATACCCGCCCTCACAAAGTCACAGGTTATCGATCGGTCACCGTATCGTTAAAAAGCCCAGGCGTAGCACCCGGTGATATTAGCAGTGAGCAGCTTGAGGCACTGGCAAACATCGCCGAGAAGTATTCATATGGTGAAGTCAGAACAACCCACCAGCAAAATATGGTACTCGCAGACGTCGCTATTCTTGACCTTTTCCCGCTATGGAAGGCGCTGTCGGATGTTGGGCTGGCGACCGCTAATATTGGCACCTTGACCGATATGATCGTTTGCCCGGGCCTGGATTACTGTAGCTTGGCCAATGCTCAATCGATCCCGGTTGCGGAGGCGATTCGCAGCCGCTTCGACAATATGGACTACCTCTACGATATAGGGGATGTCACGCTGAATATCTCAGGCTGCGTTAACGCCTGCGCTCACCACCACCTTGCCAATATTGGTATTTTAGGCGTCGATAAAAAAGGCGAGCAGTACTACCAGGTCAGTCTGGGTGGCGATAAAACCAGCCACTGCAGACTGGGAAAAATTCTCGGCCCTGCGTTTTCCAAAGAACAGATCCCCTTTGTTGTTGAGTTCATCATCAAGATATTTATCCAGCACCGGCATGAAGGCGAGTCTTTTATCGCCACGTTAGACAGGGTTGGGTTGGCAACATTTAAGGAGACCGTATATGGCAACGCTCATTAA
- a CDS encoding universal stress protein: protein MFSKILIPIDLENEQFADKALAVAIQQATDSNASLHVVTVIPGFGMSMVGSFFPEDAIEKALTAVTKKLKQYVNAKIPESVNVSAKVLQGKSHKEILKESKAVGADLIVIPSHNVTRVDKVLLGSTTSRVVERAKVSVMVIKP from the coding sequence ATGTTCAGTAAGATTTTAATACCGATTGACCTTGAAAATGAGCAGTTTGCAGATAAAGCGTTGGCGGTGGCTATTCAACAGGCTACTGACTCAAATGCCTCGTTGCATGTGGTTACGGTGATACCGGGCTTTGGTATGTCGATGGTGGGGTCGTTTTTTCCTGAAGATGCGATTGAGAAAGCACTCACTGCAGTAACAAAAAAACTAAAGCAATATGTGAACGCAAAGATTCCTGAATCAGTTAACGTCTCTGCAAAAGTACTGCAAGGTAAGTCTCACAAAGAGATATTGAAAGAGTCAAAAGCGGTGGGCGCAGACCTTATTGTGATCCCTAGTCATAATGTCACCCGAGTGGATAAAGTGTTGCTGGGCTCAACCACCAGTCGCGTAGTTGAACGGGCTAAAGTATCAGTGATGGTTATTAAGCCGTAA
- a CDS encoding DUF5683 domain-containing protein: MSSAGLAAVLSLIVPGVGQIYNGYFLRGLFWLIITPGFWIGTGGLLGWICHLIAAYTAYQKAEEKLAEDAIDG; the protein is encoded by the coding sequence ATGTCGAGTGCAGGCCTTGCGGCGGTGTTAAGTTTAATTGTCCCTGGCGTGGGGCAAATTTATAATGGTTATTTTCTACGAGGTTTATTCTGGTTGATCATCACTCCCGGTTTCTGGATAGGGACAGGCGGATTACTGGGTTGGATTTGTCACTTAATTGCGGCTTACACTGCTTACCAGAAAGCAGAAGAAAAGCTGGCAGAAGATGCCATTGATGGCTAA
- a CDS encoding DUF934 domain-containing protein: protein MATLIKHNRVVEDPWRMLGHGDLNQDNLNQNSLNQCHVLISEAPSYSILPLQAYDGFSQWPIKHKMLGAWFSADTAPATLTQALLSLPLLCIDIEHFNHGQGFSLAPVIKQQLNYQGELRATGNLIPDQLPYLQRCGIDSFSLSDEIDWEYALLALQQAPAPSRFQKAFY from the coding sequence ATGGCAACGCTCATTAAGCACAACAGAGTGGTCGAAGACCCTTGGCGCATGCTTGGCCATGGCGATCTTAATCAAGACAATCTTAACCAAAACAGTCTTAACCAATGCCATGTATTGATCTCGGAAGCGCCATCCTATTCGATACTCCCGCTACAGGCCTATGATGGATTCAGCCAGTGGCCGATTAAGCACAAAATGCTAGGTGCCTGGTTCAGTGCCGATACAGCCCCAGCAACGCTGACTCAAGCGCTACTCAGTCTGCCCCTGCTCTGTATTGATATTGAGCATTTCAACCATGGCCAAGGTTTTTCGCTGGCACCTGTTATTAAACAGCAGCTCAACTATCAAGGGGAGCTTCGTGCTACTGGCAACCTGATACCCGACCAGCTGCCCTACCTACAGCGCTGTGGCATTGACTCGTTTTCGCTCTCCGATGAAATAGATTGGGAATATGCCCTGTTAGCGCTGCAACAAGCACCTGCCCCATCCCGTTTTCAAAAAGCTTTTTACTAG
- a CDS encoding cytochrome C oxidase subunit IV family protein: MNKLANITKEYRIDIIWLSLIAMTLLSAAIAEKAEPSLTITVVISVIIIVKARMVIDHFMELKGASPYIYHLMNAYFYIFPLLAILVWLFPAQLAELTQLSP, translated from the coding sequence ATGAATAAACTCGCCAATATAACAAAAGAATATCGCATTGATATTATCTGGTTATCTCTAATCGCCATGACACTCCTTAGCGCGGCGATTGCAGAAAAAGCGGAACCCTCTTTAACCATAACGGTTGTCATCAGCGTCATTATCATTGTTAAAGCGCGCATGGTCATTGACCACTTTATGGAGCTGAAAGGCGCATCACCCTATATTTACCACCTGATGAACGCCTATTTTTATATCTTTCCGCTACTCGCCATATTGGTATGGCTGTTTCCTGCGCAGCTGGCTGAACTCACACAGTTATCGCCATAA
- a CDS encoding DJ-1/PfpI family protein, translated as MFSPYKCLIVLVLMLGSVSANAAKHTIGILVYDGVLTSDITAPIEVFGAATKKAWFSNYEVILISTKKQATITTEEGLTITVDNSIADNLELDVLLLPSSYNMGPLLSNPALISFIQQQAKHTEWLASNCSGAFLLAEAGLLDGLKATTWAGGEEELKDDYPAVNVQFDQNVVVDKNVITSNGSVVSYQAALILLEKLSSKQFSQEISEAIQWQRLESAFNR; from the coding sequence ATGTTTTCCCCCTACAAATGCTTAATCGTTTTAGTTCTGATGCTGGGCTCAGTGTCTGCAAATGCGGCCAAACACACTATTGGGATTCTGGTCTATGACGGTGTATTAACATCAGATATTACTGCCCCTATCGAAGTGTTTGGCGCTGCAACTAAAAAAGCCTGGTTCTCGAATTATGAAGTCATCTTAATATCGACCAAAAAGCAGGCCACCATTACAACAGAAGAGGGGCTGACGATCACCGTCGACAACTCGATAGCAGATAATCTGGAACTTGATGTGCTCCTGCTGCCAAGTAGTTATAACATGGGGCCACTACTCTCTAATCCGGCGCTTATTTCGTTTATTCAGCAACAGGCAAAGCACACGGAATGGCTGGCCAGCAATTGTAGCGGCGCTTTTTTACTGGCAGAGGCGGGGTTGCTCGACGGGCTCAAGGCAACAACCTGGGCAGGAGGCGAAGAAGAGCTAAAAGATGACTACCCGGCTGTGAATGTGCAATTTGACCAGAATGTTGTGGTTGATAAAAACGTCATTACATCCAATGGCAGTGTCGTAAGTTATCAGGCAGCACTTATTCTTCTCGAAAAGCTGAGCAGCAAGCAGTTTTCTCAAGAAATATCTGAAGCGATACAGTGGCAACGATTAGAGTCAGCATTCAACCGTTAA
- a CDS encoding LysR family transcriptional regulator codes for MDKLRVLQLFIAAAEQGSFAAVAKTLGTSPSTISKAISRLEADLGVQLLYRNTRHLKLTQSGESYALTVRNLVNELSTCETELLQSNDLPKGLLKVSVPVSYGRLYIRPWLKAFHQRYPDITLDISYSDHYVDIIEQGIDVCIRSGTVQDSRLVSRRLSPMDFIICASPEYLAQHGSPSGPEQFADHRWIRFRFGQTGKLMPIKFLKDGAIVDYEPDKSFVVDDGEALAELCADGMGLTQAPHFIARNWLNSTSIVPLYAPFQIDGYSVYALYPKRNYLPLRVRVFIDFLVEQLAKQGETREQTWASNLSLPTV; via the coding sequence ATGGATAAATTAAGAGTTTTGCAGCTTTTTATTGCTGCGGCCGAACAAGGCAGTTTTGCTGCTGTTGCAAAGACGCTGGGGACATCGCCTTCGACAATCAGTAAAGCGATTAGCCGTTTGGAGGCCGACTTGGGCGTGCAGTTGTTATACAGAAATACCCGCCACTTAAAGTTGACACAAAGTGGAGAGTCTTATGCGCTGACGGTTAGAAATCTGGTGAATGAGCTGAGTACTTGTGAAACAGAACTGCTGCAGTCCAATGACCTTCCCAAGGGGTTATTGAAAGTTAGTGTGCCGGTTTCTTACGGGCGCTTGTATATTCGTCCCTGGTTAAAGGCGTTTCACCAGCGTTACCCTGATATAACGCTGGATATCTCATACAGCGATCATTATGTTGATATTATCGAGCAAGGTATTGATGTCTGTATCCGTAGTGGCACCGTGCAGGATAGTCGGCTAGTATCGAGGCGGTTAAGCCCTATGGATTTTATTATCTGCGCGTCGCCTGAGTACCTTGCCCAGCACGGTTCCCCTTCGGGGCCAGAGCAGTTTGCTGACCACCGCTGGATCAGGTTTCGTTTTGGCCAAACCGGGAAACTGATGCCCATTAAATTCCTGAAAGATGGGGCTATTGTTGACTATGAGCCGGACAAAAGCTTTGTTGTTGATGATGGTGAGGCGTTGGCTGAGTTGTGTGCAGATGGTATGGGCTTAACGCAAGCGCCTCATTTCATTGCGCGCAACTGGCTCAACTCAACCTCGATTGTGCCGCTGTATGCACCCTTTCAGATAGATGGTTATTCGGTTTATGCGTTGTATCCGAAAAGGAATTATTTGCCCTTGAGGGTGCGGGTGTTTATCGATTTTCTGGTTGAACAGTTGGCTAAACAAGGCGAAACCCGTGAGCAAACCTGGGCATCTAATCTGTCGTTACCAACAGTTTAA
- a CDS encoding substrate-binding periplasmic protein: MANSLNNPGYLPGNGNTGASPVHAKAALMRPIAVLWRVAWLLFAGLLIVAFSSVVNAKSFTLFTYHDKPPYYLSGVADSPDAIGIYKEFVNYLNRKQNKVQVQLVFQPRKRLEESLQQNRLKGGVLGVNPLWFNDSEKLKYLWSSVFMHDRDVVITRKNKTFNYQHPTDLTGKRLALPRGLYFWGVSELIELNKIWVYETSSDVQNLDMLLLNRVDATITSDLTFKYFIKTRYTQEDFAVLGTPHDQFDRRVLFPRRYDETFQVLEPIIANALSDPEWQAVLKGYHYIPYHQAPYN, from the coding sequence ATGGCTAACTCCCTGAATAACCCGGGCTACCTGCCAGGTAATGGGAATACTGGCGCTAGCCCTGTTCACGCGAAGGCTGCCTTGATGCGCCCTATAGCTGTGCTATGGCGTGTCGCCTGGTTGTTATTTGCTGGCCTGCTTATCGTTGCGTTTTCCTCGGTGGTCAACGCTAAAAGCTTCACCTTGTTTACCTACCATGATAAGCCGCCATACTACCTGAGTGGCGTTGCAGATTCGCCTGATGCTATCGGGATTTACAAAGAGTTCGTCAATTATTTAAACAGGAAGCAAAATAAGGTTCAGGTTCAACTGGTATTTCAGCCTCGCAAGCGGCTGGAAGAGTCGCTGCAACAAAACAGGCTGAAAGGTGGGGTATTAGGGGTAAACCCGCTGTGGTTTAACGATAGTGAAAAGCTTAAATACCTGTGGAGTTCTGTATTCATGCATGACCGGGATGTGGTCATAACACGCAAGAACAAAACGTTTAACTATCAGCATCCTACCGACTTAACAGGTAAACGCTTGGCGCTTCCTAGAGGGCTTTATTTTTGGGGTGTCAGTGAGCTGATTGAACTGAATAAAATTTGGGTATATGAAACCAGCTCCGATGTACAAAATCTGGATATGCTTTTGTTAAACCGTGTTGATGCCACCATTACCAGTGATCTGACGTTTAAATATTTTATAAAGACTCGATATACTCAAGAGGACTTTGCAGTACTGGGAACCCCACATGACCAATTCGACAGGCGCGTTCTGTTTCCCAGGCGTTATGATGAAACCTTCCAGGTGTTAGAGCCCATTATTGCCAATGCATTGAGTGACCCGGAATGGCAAGCGGTATTAAAGGGTTATCACTATATTCCTTATCACCAAGCTCCTTATAACTAG